One Amycolatopsis thermophila DNA segment encodes these proteins:
- a CDS encoding DUF742 domain-containing protein translates to MIPRDEDTWFDDAAGPIARPYTITGGRTHAGNIDLQLLSLVVALPGPAEAATMAPEYARIVRLCQRPLSVAEVAAHLDLPVPIVKVLLADLIERGHVIYRTSQPLSDTPEQHVLQAVLDGIRRL, encoded by the coding sequence ATGATCCCGCGGGACGAGGACACGTGGTTCGATGACGCGGCCGGCCCGATAGCCCGGCCGTACACGATCACGGGCGGCCGTACCCACGCCGGCAACATCGACCTGCAGCTGCTGTCGCTGGTGGTCGCCCTGCCCGGACCGGCCGAAGCGGCCACGATGGCGCCCGAGTACGCGCGCATCGTGCGGCTGTGCCAGCGGCCGCTGTCGGTCGCCGAGGTCGCGGCCCACCTCGACCTGCCGGTGCCGATCGTGAAGGTCCTGCTCGCCGACCTCATCGAACGCGGGCACGTGATCTACCGGACGTCCCAGCCCCTGTCCGACACCCCCGAACAACACGTACTCCAGGCGGTTCTCGATGGCATTCGCAGGCTCTGA
- a CDS encoding GTP-binding protein: MAFAGSEPRRNVSATVVKLLIAGGFGVGKTTMVGSVSEISPLRTEESITQASAGIDDLTGVESKTTTTVALDFGRITINPELILYLFGTPGQDRFWFMWDELAQGALGAVVLADTRRLESCFPAVDFFERRGLPFVVGVNCFDNAYRYGTEEVRAALELDESVPILLCDARDRESTKQVLVILMQHVMHNAALARR, from the coding sequence ATGGCATTCGCAGGCTCTGAGCCCCGGCGGAACGTCTCCGCCACCGTGGTGAAGCTGCTGATCGCAGGCGGTTTCGGGGTCGGCAAGACCACCATGGTCGGCTCGGTGAGCGAGATCTCCCCGCTGCGGACGGAGGAATCGATCACCCAGGCCTCGGCCGGGATCGACGACCTGACCGGCGTGGAGAGCAAGACCACCACCACGGTGGCGCTGGACTTCGGCCGCATCACGATCAACCCCGAACTCATCCTGTACCTGTTCGGCACGCCGGGGCAGGACCGGTTCTGGTTCATGTGGGACGAGCTCGCGCAGGGTGCGTTGGGCGCCGTCGTGCTGGCCGACACGCGCCGGCTGGAGAGCTGTTTCCCCGCCGTGGACTTCTTCGAGCGCCGCGGCCTGCCGTTCGTGGTCGGGGTCAACTGCTTCGACAACGCCTACCGCTACGGCACCGAAGAGGTGCGCGCGGCGCTCGAACTGGACGAGTCGGTGCCGATCCTGCTGTGTGACGCGCGGGACCGCGAGTCCACGAAGCAGGTGCTCGTGATCCTGATGCAGCACGTCATGCACAACGCGGCGCTGGCCCGCCGCTGA